A region from the Medicago truncatula cultivar Jemalong A17 chromosome 6, MtrunA17r5.0-ANR, whole genome shotgun sequence genome encodes:
- the LOC25496028 gene encoding ABC transporter C family member 10, protein MANFWSMICGNYGSYENDKEIGESLCAPLNGQFNEVDSVSNVTPFSKSGFISKIWFWWLNPLMKRGQEKTLLDEEIPGLRESERAETCYFSFVEQLNKQNQHEPSSHSSVLWTIIACHQREILITGFFALLKVLTLSSGPLLLNEFILVAEGNKSFEYEGYVLAISLFFIKILESLSQRQWYFRSRLIGMKVRSLLTAAIHKKILRLSNSARLVHSSGEIMNYMTVDAYRIGEFPFWFHKTWTTILQLCIALVILFRAIGLATVASLVVIILTVLCNTPLAKLQHKFQSKLMVAQDERLKASSEALVNMKVLKLYAWETHFKNSIYYLRNVELKLLSAVQLRRTYLVFLFWSSPMLVSSASFLVCYFLKVPLHASNVFTFVATLRLVQDPITGIPDVIAVIIQAKVAFARIVNFLQAQELQSENFKNRCLNDNLKGSVFIESADFSWESNAIKPTLRSINLDVKHGQRVAICGEVGSGKSTILATILGEISNTKGDIEVHGKFAYVSQTSWIQTGTIRENILFGSELDDQRYQETLRRSSLVKDLELFPYGDLTEIGERGVNLSGGQKQRIQLARALYQNADLYLLDDPFSAVDAHTAKKLFNEYIMEGLKGKTILLVTHQVDFLPAFDYILLMSDGVILQAGSYHDLLTSSTEFQGLVGAHKNTAGSDQLLNANFSQRHSTSIKITQALVEKRFAAPNGKQLIKQEERERGDLGLRPYLQYMNQMKGYIYFVVASLCHLIFVVCQIFQNSWLAANVDNPRVSTLQLILVYFLIGVSSTFFLLIRSLLLVALGLQSSKNLFSLLMNSLFRAPMSFYDSTPSGRILSRVSSDLSIMDTDIPFSLTFAVAGTLVFYSSLTVLAVVTWQVLVLAIPMVYVAIYLQRYYFAVAKEVMRINGTTKSSIANHVAETVAGAMTIRAFKEEAHSFEKNLCLIDLNASAFFHSFASNEWLIQRLETISAVVLTAAALCIVMLPSGTFTSGIIGMALTYGLSLNGALIFSIQNQCTLANNIISVERLNQYMHIESEAEEIVEENRSPSNWPVAGKVEINDLKIRYRPDGPLVLHGITCTFKAGHKIGIVGRTGSGKSTLISALFRLVEPAGGKIIVDGIDISSIGLHDLRSRFGIIPQEPTLFNGTVRYNLDPLSQHTDQEIWEVLGKCQLREVVQGKEEGLNSSVVEDGSNWSMGQRQLFCLGRVLLRRSRILVLDEATASIDNSTDLILQKTIRAEFADCTVITVAHRIPTVMDCTMVLAISDGKLAEYDEPTNLMKREESLFRKLVKEYWSNSQSAESN, encoded by the exons ATGGCCAATTTTTGGAGCATGATTTGTGGGAACTATGGTTCTTATGAGAATGACAAAGAAATTGGTGAGAGCCTTTGTGCTCCTTTAAATGGTCAGTTCAATGAAGTTGATTCTGTTAGCAATGTAACTCCATTTTCTAAATCTGGATTCATTAGTAAGATTTGGTTTTGGTGGTTGAATCCATTAATGAAAAGGGGTCAAGAAAAGACGCTTCTCGATGAGGAAATCCCAGGTTTAAGAGAGTCCGAGCGAGCAGAAActtgttatttttcatttgtagaacagttaaacaaacaaaatcaacatgaacCATCATCACATTCGTCCGTTTTATGGACAATAATTGCGTGCCACCAAAGAGAGATTTTGATAACCGGATTCTTTGCTTTGCTCAAGGTACTCACTCTATCTTCTGGTCCTTTACTTCTGAATGAGTTTATATTGGTTGCTGAAGGCAATAAAAGTTTTGAATATGAAGGTTATGTATTGGCAATAtcacttttctttataaagATCCTAGAATCCTTATCGCAACGACAATGGTATTTCCGTAGTAGGCTTATAGGGATGAAGGTCAGATCACTACTTACTGCAgccattcataaaaaaatattaaggctATCCAACTCTGCTAGATTAGTTCACTCTAGTGGCGAGATAATGAATTATATGACTGTGGATGCTTATAGAATTGGAGAATTTCCATTTTGGTTTCACAAGACTTGGACAACAATTCTTCAACTGTGTATTGCATTAGTGATTCTTTTTCGTGCAATCGGACTTGCAACCGTAGCTTCACTGGTAGTGATAATTCTCACCGTGCTTTGCAACACTCCGCTAGCAAAGCTACAACACAAGTTTCAGAGCAAACTAATGGTGGCGCAAGATGAGAGATTAAAAGCGAGTTCTGAGGCTCTTGTGAATATGAAAGTGTTGAAGCTATATGCATGGGAAACCCATTTTAAAAATTCCATATATTACCTAAGAAATGTGGAACTCAAGTTGTTATCTGCAGTGCAATTAAGAAGAACATACCTTGTCTTTCTTTTTTGGAGCTCACCGATGTTGGTGTCTTCGGCTTCTTTTCTGGTCTGTTACTTCTTGAAAGTTCCTTTGCATGCAAGTAATGTTTTCACTTTTGTGGCAACATTACGCCTTGTTCAAGATCCTATTACAGGTATTCCAGATGTTATTGCGGTGATTATTCAAGCAAAAGTTGCATTTGCTAGGATTGTTAATTTTCTCCAAGCACAAGAACTGCAAAGTGAAAATTTTAAGAACCGATGCTTAAATGATAACCTTAAAGGCTCAGTCTTTATCGAATCGGCTGACTTTTCATGGGAAAGTAATGCAATAAAGCCAACACTAAGAAGCATAAATTTGGACGTTAAACATGGACAAAGGGTGGCTATTTGTGGCGAAGTTGGCTCAGGAAAATCAACCATCTTAGCAACAATTCTTGGAGAAATTTCTAACACAAAAGGAGAT ATTGAAGTTCACGGGAAGTTTGCATATGTTTCTCAAACATCATGGATACAAACAGGTACAATAcgggaaaatattttatttggatCCGAATTGGATGATCAAAGATATCAAGAAACACTTCGAAGGTCTTCATTGGTAAAGGACCTCGAGTTGTTTCCCTATGGTGACCTCACTGAAATAGGTGAGAGAGGAGTTAATTTAAGTGGAGGTCAAAAACAACGAATTCAACTTGCTCGTGCTCTCTATCAAAATGCTGATTTATATCTATTGGATGATCCATTTAGTGCTGTTGATGCGCATACtgcaaaaaaattgttcaat GAATACATCATGGAAGGACTCAAAGGGAAAACTATCTTACTTGTGACTCATCAAGTCGACTTCCTCCCAGCATTTGATTACATTTTG ttgATGTCAGATGGCGTAATCCTACAAGCTGGTTCATATCACGATCTACTGACCTCAAGTACAGAATTCCAAGGCCTTGTCGGTGCTCACAAAAACACCGCTGGTTCTGACCAGCTTCTGAATGCTAATTTTTCACAGAGACATTCAACTTCTATAAAGATTACACAAGCTTTAGTGGAGAAGCGATTTGCAGCACCAAATGGAAAACAATTAATCAAgcaagaagaaagagaaagaggagacTTAGGATTGAGGCCGTATTTACAATATATGAATCAGATGAAAGGCTATATATACTTTGTTGTGGCGTCCCTTTGTCACCTTATTTTTGTTGTCTGTCAAATATTTCAAAACTCATGGTTGGCGGCTAATGTTGACAATCCCCGTGTCAGCACGTtgcaattgattttagtttatttcctTATCGGTGTTTCTTCAACATTTTTCTTACTGATCAGAAGTCTACTTTTGGTTGCTTTGGGTCTTCAATCATCGAAGAATTTATTTTCACTGTTGATGAACTCCCTCTTTCGTGCACCCATGTCCTTTTATGATTCTACACCATCAGGAAGGATACTTAGTAGG GTCTCATCTGATCTGAGCATTATGGATACTGACATCCCATTCAGCCTCACTTTTGCTGTGGCAGGAACTCTAGTATTTTATTCCAGTCTAACAGTTTTGGCAGTTGTCACTTGGCAAGTCTTGGTTCTTGCTATTCCAATGGTTTATGTTGCAATTTACTTGCAG CGATACTACTTTGCGGTAGCAAAAGAAGTAATGAGGATAAATGGCACAACAAAATCCTCTATAGCTAATCATGTAGCTGAAACTGTTGCTGGAGCTATGACAATAAGGGCTTTTAAGGAGGAGGCTCATTCTTTTGAGAAGAACCTTTGTCTAATTGATTTAAATGCTAGTGCTTTTTTCCATAGTTTTGCTTCAAATGAGTGGTTGATCCAACGGTTAGAAACAATCAGTGCAGTCGTTCTCACTGCTGCAGCACTTTGCATAGTTATGCTACCCTCTGGAACTTTCACCTCAG GAATTATTGGCATGGCTCTAACTTATGGCCTTTCACTAAACGGTGCCTTaatattttcaattcaaaatcaatgCACTCTtgcaaataacataatatcaGTAGAGAGGCTAAATCAATATATGCATATAGAAAGTGAAGCGGAAGAAATAGTAGAAGAAAATCGTTCTCCTTCGAATTGGCCAGTTGCTGGCAAAGTAGAAATAAATGACTTGAAG ATTCGTTACAGACCTGACGGACCACTAGTACTTCACGGGATCACATGCACATTCAAAGCAGGGCACAAGATTGGTATCGTCGGAAGAACAGGCAGCGGGAAATCCACTCTTATCAGTGCTTTATTTCGTCTTGTGGAACCAGCAGGAGGAAAAATTATAGTCGATGGAATAGACATATCATCTATTGGTCTTCATGATTTGAGGTCACGTTTTGGTATTATACCTCAGGAGCCTACCCTTTTTAATGGGACAGTAAGATATAATTTGGACCCTTTATCTCAACACACTGATCAAGAGATATGGGAG GTTCTTGGGAAGTGTCAGTTGCGAGAAGTTGTCCAAGGAAAAGAAGAGGGTTTAAACTCATCAG TTGTTGAAGATGGATCAAATTGGAGCATGGGACAAAGGCAGTTATTTTGTTTGGGGCGTGTACTTTTGAGGCGAAGTAGGATATTGGTGTTGGACGAAGCAACTGCTTCAATTGATAATTCTACTGATCTTATTCTGCAGAAAACCATTAGGGCTGAGTTTGCAGATTGTACGGTGATCACAGTAGCACACAGGATACCAACTGTAATGGATTGCACTATGGTTCTTGCTATAAGTGATG GAAAACTAGCGGAGTATGACGAGCCAACGAACTTGATGAAGAGAGAAGAATCATTGTTCAGGAAGCTTGTCAAGGAATACTGGTCAAATTCTCAGTCTGCAGAATCGAATTAA